From one Lotus japonicus ecotype B-129 chromosome 3, LjGifu_v1.2 genomic stretch:
- the LOC130744964 gene encoding uncharacterized protein LOC130744964, whose translation MIILSLNSRGIGSRIKQNTVNGLIWKHKVDLVCIQETKLQELDVGTCRRIWGDPEFEWEWSPADNRSGGLLCLWKKDNLQIVERVVEHNFIFLCGRKSGCNDVFAILNIYAPCDREGKQALWERLVVLKESKNLTLWCAIGDFNAVLSPSERRGISGGSHTQRGETDDFNQFIDKMELHDLPLVGKKFTWIRPNGQQMSRLDRALVSHEWLDYFPGLVQEVLHRDVSDHSPILLRASTVDWGPKPFRVMNCWFDDVRFKPFVRDTRQKLQVEGWAAYVLKEKLKILKGELKTWNRDVFEDLNRKKKEVIEKINELEKKAEETDLQLEELDQRKLLEVEFWQNARRLESLFHKKARISWVKFGDANTSFFHSLVNFRRRMNAVAGLNVNGVWCEEPQTVKAGVKEFFAQKYRRTTLATPSLDGVPFKALPVQISQSLESPFAMDELKEAVWSCANDKSPGPDV comes from the exons ATGATAATTCTAAGTCTGAATTCGAGGGGGATTGGCAGCCGCATTAAACAAAACACTGTCAATGGCTTGATCTGGAAACACAAAGTAGATTTGGTATGCATTCAGGAAACAAAACTTCAGGAGTTAGATGTTGGTACATGTAGAAGAATTTGGGGGGATCCTGAATTTGAATGGGAATGGTCTCCGGCTGATAACAGAAGTGGTGGGTTATTATGTCTTTGGAAGAAGGATAACTTGCAGATCGTGGAGAGAGTGGTGGAACACAATTTTATCTTCCTTTGTGGGAGAAAATCTGGTTGTAATGATGTGTTTGCAATTCTTAATATATATGCCCCATGTGACAGGGAAGGCAAGCAAGCATTGTGGGAACGACTTGTAGTTCTAAAAGAGAGCAAAAATTTAACTCTCTGGTGTGCTATAGGGGATTTCAATGCAGTGCTTTCCCCTAGTGAAAGAAGAGGTATATCAGGGGGCTCTCATACACAAAGAGGTGAAACTGatgattttaatcaatttattgaTAAGATGGAGCTCCATGACTTACCACTGGTGGGGAAGAAATTTACGTGGATTCGACCAAACGGTCAGCAGATGAGTCGATTAGATAGAGCTCTGGTTTCTCATGAGTGGTTGGACTATTTCCCAGGCTTAGTGCAGGAAGTACTCCACAGGGACGTCTCTGATCATAGCCCTATTTTGCTTAGGGCCTCTACGGTGGATTGGGGGCCGAAGCCTTTCAGGGTTATGAATTGCTGGTTTGATGACGTCAGGTTCAAACCTTTTGTCCGAGATACTCGACAGAAATTACAAGTTGAGGGGTGGGCAGCCTATGTCTTGAAGGAGAAACTGAAAATTCTGAAAGGCGAATTGAAAACTTGGAACAGAGATGTGTTTGAGGATTtgaacagaaagaaaaaagaggtGATTGAAAAAATAAACGAGCTGGAAAAGAAAGCAGAAGAAACTGATTTGCAGCTGGAGGAATTAGACCAGAGGAAACTTCTTGAAGTGGAATTTTGGCAGAATGCTAGAAGACTTGAATCACTATTTCATAAAAAAGCAAGGATATCTTGGGTGAAGTTTGGGGATGCAAATACGAGTTTTTTCCACTCGCTAGTTAATTTCAGAAGACGAATGAATGCGGTGGCTGGTCTAAATGTGAATGGGGTATGGTGTGAGGAACCGCAAACAGTGAAGGCTGGTGTTAAGGAATTCTTTGCTCAAAAATACAGAAGGACAACTCTTGCTACTCCTTCCCTCGATGGAGTTCCCTTCAAAGCACTCCCAGTTCAGATTTCTCAGTCCTTGGAATCTCCTTTTGCTATGGATGAATTGAAGGAAGCTGTATGGAGTTGTGCAAATGACAAGAGCCCTGGCCCGGACG tttga
- the LOC130744965 gene encoding uncharacterized protein LOC130744965 — protein sequence MNFRFIKAFWDILKEDFKKTADEFFANGSWPKGLNASFITLIPKSESPQGLKDFRPISLVNCVYKVMAKVLAIRMKEVMSYVIDDCQFAFVGNKNMLDSVPIANEVIHEAKRRKQATFVLKVDFEKAYDTISWQFLTYMLRRMKFGERWVRWIKGCLESSCVSVLVNGSPTEEFSMGRGIRQGDPLAPFLFLVVAEGLSGLLRQATLLGKFSPFEFRSEEKIEVSLLQFADDTVFFGRATMQNVFTVKCILRCFEMVSELKVNFFKSKVAGMPQGVATKCKSILLRFLWGGAEGGRKIAWVQWEKVCRPVNEGGLGVKDWNRFNWSLLGKWRWRMMKEEDSLWCRILSAKYNGRVRPSDSQWWKDINAVCFDQGHGCWFNNAICRRLGDGGKVAFWKENWLGCGDLKGKFPRIFALSDHKDRRIKEMGEWNNDIWQWKLLWNRDLLEREEERVQELLQLIKNFSPKKGIEDRWVWTKEGSGVYTVKSAYAFLHGSLLDEEKLVFKWIWSCKAPSNASSFVWRVLINRVQSKVELAKRNAFQGNVDLSCGMCGGDEKSSSHLFFTCPVAWKVWMDVYRWLGVVLSFPKTAEDQLMLHGSVLQGGKKSVRVLTLIWISTVGALWGARNGFVFKGKVVDGDRLIGNIQYKVWL from the exons atgAACTTCAGATTTATTAAAGCATTTTGGGACATCTTGAAAGAAGACTTCAAAAAAACTGCCGATGAATTCTTTGCAAATGGCTCATGGCCGAAGGGGTTGAATGCGTCTTTCATTACGTTAATTCCTAAATCCGAGTCTCCACAAGGTTTGAAGGATTTTCGGCCAATCTCATTGGTTAATTGTGTGTACAAGGTGATGGCTAAAGTGCTGGCAATCCGAATGAAGGAAGTAATGTCTTATGTTATAGATGACTGCCAATTTGCATTTGTGGGCAACAAGAATATGTTGGACAGCGTACCTATAGCCAATGAAGTTATACATGAAGCAAAAAGGAGGAAGCAAGCGACTTTTGTGCTGAAGGTCGACTTCGAAAAAGCTTACGATACTATAAGCTGGCAGTTTTTAACTTACATGTTGAGAAGAATGAAATTTGGAGAAAGGTGGGTGAGATGGATCAAAGGTTGTCTTGAATCCTCTTGTGTTTCAGTGTTAGTAAACGGAAGCCCGACGGAAGAGTTTAGCATGGGAAGAGGGATTAGACAAGGGGATCCCCTTGccccttttcttttccttgttgTTGCTGAAGGACTTAGTGGTTTGCTTCGACAAGCGACTTTGTTAGGAAAGTTCAGCCCGTTTGAGTTTAGATCAGAAGAGAAAATTGAGGTATCCCTCTTGCAATTTGCAGATGACACCGTTTTCTTTGGAAGAGCTACAATGCAGAATGTGTTCACAGTAAAGTGCATATTAAGATGCTTTGAGATGGTGTCCGAATTGAAAGTGAACTTCTTTAAAAGTAAGGTGGCAGGG ATGCCTCAAGGAGTTGCTACTAAATGCAAAAGTATTCTTTTAAGATTCTTGTGGGGTGGAGCTGAGGGGGGTAGGAAGATAGCTTGGGTCCAGTGGGAAAAAGTCTGCAGACCAGTCAATGAAGGGGGTCTAGGGGTGAAGGATTGGAATCGCTTTAATTGGTCCCTACTAGGTAAGTGGAGATGGAGaatgatgaaggaagaagataGCTTATGGTGTAGAATCTTATCAGCTAAATATAATGGTAGGGTTCGACCTTCTGACTCACAATGGTGGAAAGACATTAATGCTGTCTGTTTTGATCAGGGACATGGGTGTTGGTTCAATAATGCAATTTGCAGAAGGTTGGGAGATGGTGGTAAAGTTGCTTTCTGGAAGGAGAATTGGTTAGGTTGTGGtgatttaaaaggaaaattCCCAAGAATCTTTGCTTTATCAGACCACAAGGATAGGCGAATAAAGGAGATGGGAGAATGGAATAATGATATTTGGCAGTGGAAACTATTGTGGAATAGGGATCTGctagaaagagaagaagagagggTTCAGGAGTTATTACAGCTGATAAAAAACTTCTCGCCGAAAAAGGGAATAGAGGATCGCTGGGTGTGGACTAAGGAAGGCTCAGGGGTTTATACAGTGAAGTCAGCATATGCGTTCTTGCACGGTAGTCTATTGGATGAGGAGAAATTGGTTTTTAAATGGATCTGGAGTTGCAAAGCTCCCTCGAATGCCTCTTCGTTTGTGTGGAGGGTGCTGATTAATAGAGTGCAATCGAAAGTTGAGTTAGCAAAGAGGAATGCTTTTCAAGGTAATGTGGATTTGTCTTGTGGAATGTGTGGGGGAGATGAGAAATCAAGTTCCCATTTGTTTTTTACCTGCCCAGTTGCTTGGAAGGTATGGATGGATGTTTACAGGTGGTTGGGGGTAGTCCTGTCCTTTCCCAAAACTGCAGAAGATCAGCTGATGCTACATGGTTCTGTGCTGCAAGGAGGAAAGAAATCTGTCCGGGTTCTGACCTTAATTTGGATCTCAACAGTGGGTGCGTTGTGGGGGGCACGCAATGGTTTTGTCTTCAAGGGCAAGGTGGTTGATGGGGATCGCTTAATAGGCAACATTCAGTACAAGGTTTGGCTATGA